The Butyrivibrio fibrisolvens genome window below encodes:
- a CDS encoding LCP family protein yields MSHKHRHRKYKRFGREERKTFLILMIAAVVIVLGAGAYGYKSAIRADEKTVRRSAEAQSTMDAAANGSSINDSNKVASSTATTAIIDNFDGTITYKGVKYKPNTSIETVLFLGIDDSDQTRQGAGIDEGGRSDTMILFIIDKDKELITPLEINRDTMVGVDIYNNDGEFLYTGQEQITMQYSYGRSAREACNLTKQKVADLLMRTRINNVVSLTMDGIEPSVDAIGGVTLKLQSDETDLDPMYTEGAVITLNGKDAFDFVHTRDVETRGSNMDRMSRQTQFMLALSQTARQKGTGVINVMEEAAGDYLYEDMSADIADCFAKYAVADTVYMLPGDNVEGVLHDEFYVDNEELTKLIIQLFYVEN; encoded by the coding sequence ATGAGTCATAAGCATAGACATAGAAAATATAAAAGATTTGGCCGCGAGGAACGAAAGACATTCCTCATATTGATGATAGCTGCAGTAGTAATAGTACTTGGAGCAGGCGCCTATGGATATAAAAGTGCGATACGCGCAGATGAAAAGACAGTACGAAGAAGTGCAGAAGCACAGAGCACTATGGACGCAGCTGCAAACGGGTCATCAATAAATGATTCGAATAAGGTAGCATCATCAACAGCGACTACGGCCATAATCGATAACTTCGATGGAACCATAACTTATAAAGGAGTGAAGTACAAACCAAATACATCGATCGAGACAGTTCTGTTCCTGGGTATAGATGATTCTGACCAGACAAGGCAGGGAGCCGGAATCGATGAAGGCGGACGTTCCGATACCATGATCCTGTTCATAATCGATAAGGACAAAGAGCTCATAACTCCCCTTGAGATCAACAGAGATACCATGGTAGGCGTTGATATATATAATAACGATGGAGAATTCCTCTACACAGGACAAGAGCAGATCACGATGCAGTATTCTTATGGACGCTCAGCCAGAGAAGCCTGCAACCTGACCAAGCAGAAAGTAGCCGACCTGCTTATGAGAACCCGTATCAATAACGTGGTATCTCTCACAATGGATGGTATCGAGCCATCTGTTGATGCAATAGGCGGTGTGACATTAAAGCTTCAATCAGATGAGACTGATCTTGATCCCATGTATACCGAAGGTGCAGTTATTACTCTAAATGGTAAAGATGCTTTCGACTTCGTCCACACAAGAGACGTGGAGACAAGAGGCAGTAACATGGACCGAATGTCCAGACAGACCCAGTTCATGCTGGCACTGTCCCAGACTGCAAGACAGAAAGGAACCGGAGTAATAAACGTCATGGAAGAAGCTGCAGGCGATTATCTCTATGAAGATATGAGCGCTGATATTGCAGACTGCTTCGCAAAATATGCTGTAGCAGACACAGTCTACATGCTGCCCGGTGACAATGTCGAAGGAGTACTTCATGATGAGTTCTATGTAGACAATGAAGAACTCACCAAATTGATAATACAACTCTTCTATGTAGAGAACTGA
- a CDS encoding CpsD/CapB family tyrosine-protein kinase — MIDIELETKKLPFGMTEEVKNLRTSIAFAGDGIKSVLFTSTMTNEGKSTITIEAAKSFAELGKKVVLVDTDLRKSILKMKLVSGKMKYGLTHYLSGQCEVDDIIYHNTAEGFDNMYIVPTGPATKAPTELLSTDKLGKLLDDLRKDYDMVIIDTPPVGTVIDAAIIAPHTDGAVFIVEAGKVNFKTVQKAIEKFEASGCKVLGVALNKVDKSKNSYGYYKYGKEYGYGYVYGEQNS, encoded by the coding sequence ATGATAGATATTGAATTAGAAACCAAGAAGCTACCCTTTGGAATGACAGAAGAAGTTAAGAACCTTAGAACCAGTATAGCATTTGCAGGAGATGGCATTAAATCAGTTCTCTTCACAAGTACTATGACCAATGAAGGCAAGAGTACAATCACTATCGAAGCTGCAAAGTCATTTGCAGAGCTTGGTAAGAAAGTAGTGCTTGTAGATACCGACCTTCGAAAGTCAATCCTTAAGATGAAGCTCGTATCAGGCAAGATGAAATACGGTCTGACTCATTATCTGTCTGGACAGTGTGAAGTAGATGACATCATCTATCATAATACTGCAGAAGGCTTCGATAACATGTACATAGTACCTACAGGGCCTGCAACAAAGGCTCCTACAGAGCTTCTGTCAACAGATAAGCTTGGCAAGCTCCTTGATGATCTTAGGAAAGATTATGACATGGTTATAATTGATACTCCTCCAGTAGGAACAGTAATAGATGCAGCTATTATAGCGCCACATACTGATGGAGCAGTATTCATTGTAGAAGCTGGCAAAGTTAACTTTAAAACTGTACAGAAAGCTATTGAGAAGTTTGAAGCATCAGGCTGTAAGGTACTTGGAGTTGCTCTTAATAAAGTTGATAAGAGTAAAAATAGTTACGGTTATTATAAGTATGGAAAAGAATATGGGTATGGTTACGTATATGGTGAACAAAACTCATAG
- the srtB gene encoding class B sortase, which produces MRLIMSKKKLIACILLLILLGIISAALGYRISDKIHNEQLVQDVQESAHIGDTASDTDNTSDKTADTSNVSVTDDTTSGSGTSASFSSPIDFESLQASNEDIYAWISIPDTKVDYPIAQHPTDDSYYLNHGADGIYSEYGCPYTELCDSSKFIEFNTVIYGHNMNDGSMFGALHDYEDEDFFNDHRTIYIYTKDHTYTYTVFAAVMYSDAHIPYYYDDDVREDRDLFLQSLQNDIVKERSIYNNDMEVTSDSKIITLSTCDRKLRDNRFLVVAVMTQVDGRNIDSN; this is translated from the coding sequence ATGAGGTTAATCATGAGTAAGAAAAAACTCATAGCATGTATACTATTATTAATACTCCTTGGAATAATATCAGCAGCGCTGGGATACAGGATATCAGATAAGATTCACAATGAGCAGCTAGTACAAGACGTTCAGGAATCAGCTCATATAGGCGATACAGCTTCTGATACAGACAATACTTCAGATAAGACAGCAGATACATCAAATGTATCGGTAACAGACGACACGACATCAGGTTCAGGCACTTCAGCATCGTTCAGTTCTCCAATAGATTTTGAAAGCCTTCAGGCTTCTAATGAAGACATATACGCATGGATATCAATACCGGATACCAAGGTTGACTATCCAATAGCACAGCATCCAACAGATGATTCCTACTATCTCAATCACGGAGCAGACGGAATTTACTCAGAATACGGATGCCCATATACAGAACTATGCGACAGCAGTAAGTTCATCGAGTTCAACACAGTTATATATGGTCACAATATGAATGACGGTTCTATGTTCGGAGCCCTTCATGACTATGAAGATGAAGATTTCTTCAATGATCATAGGACTATTTATATTTATACCAAGGACCATACATATACTTATACAGTTTTTGCTGCGGTTATGTACAGTGATGCACATATACCATATTACTATGATGATGATGTAAGAGAGGATAGAGACCTCTTTCTGCAATCTCTTCAGAACGACATAGTGAAAGAGCGCAGTATATATAATAATGACATGGAAGTTACATCTGATAGTAAGATCATAACGCTGTCAACCTGTGACAGGAAGCTTAGAGATAACCGCTTTTTGGTAGTAGCGGTGATGACACAAGTAGATGGAAGAAATATAGATAGTAACTGA
- a CDS encoding YveK family protein — protein MNNTDFIQLEEDDEIDFAELFFVLKKNIIAIALCAIIGATAAFAYTINFMTPIYTSSSMIYIFSKTTSITTAADLQLGSQLTVDFEILGTSRPVLEKVIMNLGLDTTYEDLLHIVDIENPKDSRIIRITVENPDPELAADIANEIADVLADRVAQVIDTDKPSSVEDAVPAKLPSKPSTKKNTAMGFMAGLLLAAGFVLVRYYSDNTIKDEDDVRKYLGLGTFASFPLEDSIAKDKGIINKKRKHKV, from the coding sequence ATGAATAACACGGATTTTATTCAGCTTGAAGAAGATGATGAAATTGATTTCGCTGAGCTCTTCTTTGTCTTAAAGAAAAACATCATTGCAATCGCATTATGTGCGATCATCGGCGCTACGGCAGCATTTGCTTATACTATTAATTTTATGACGCCGATATATACATCATCTTCGATGATTTACATTTTCTCAAAAACAACAAGTATAACAACAGCGGCAGACCTTCAGCTTGGATCACAGCTTACAGTCGATTTTGAGATCCTTGGTACCAGCAGACCGGTTCTTGAGAAGGTTATCATGAACCTGGGGCTTGATACTACTTATGAAGATTTACTACATATAGTAGATATAGAGAATCCTAAGGATTCACGTATCATCAGGATCACTGTTGAGAATCCTGATCCTGAACTTGCAGCAGACATAGCCAATGAGATCGCAGATGTACTTGCAGACAGAGTTGCGCAGGTTATAGATACAGATAAGCCTTCATCAGTAGAAGATGCTGTACCGGCTAAGCTTCCAAGTAAGCCATCTACCAAGAAGAACACAGCGATGGGCTTCATGGCAGGTCTTCTCCTCGCAGCAGGCTTCGTACTTGTCAGATATTATTCTGATAATACTATTAAGGACGAAGATGACGTTAGGAAGTATTTAGGACTTGGAACATTTGCTTCCTTCCCACTTGAAGATTCAATTGCAAAGGATAAGGGAATTATTAATAAGAAGAGGAAGCATAAAGTTTGA
- a CDS encoding glycosyltransferase has translation MRGNGVIMTESIVEKVVSNPINQEISDKLFENDRRFDLVFNNASSKPKLLYVVEAMGGGVFTYIVELVNSLVNDFDIYIAYGIRNQTPDNYKEYFDSRVKMIFIKNFTRSINLNKDIQSYFEIREIAKQIKPDIVHLHSSKAGVIGRFLFNFSDIPVFYTPHGYSFLMQDRSKVKCFIYKTIERFCAKCNCTTVSCSYGEYEETLKLTKRAVDIDNGIDINGFNELVSQAKNISSFESHDKQLKVFTLGRVNYQKNPELFNEIATRLPDVKFVWIGDGPLINLLTAPNIEVTGWKNREEALAISMSCDIFILTSLWEGLPLSLLEAMYMKKPVVVSNVIGNRDVVKNKENGYVCDKVEDYVSAISDVAHHKEYARNAYYDVIGHYNIVNMTQKYISLYKEALKSGEKVFIKKVEKYNQLVKCS, from the coding sequence ATGAGGGGAAACGGTGTGATCATGACAGAGTCAATAGTAGAAAAAGTCGTTTCTAATCCAATCAATCAAGAAATAAGTGATAAGCTTTTTGAAAACGATCGTAGATTCGACCTTGTATTTAACAATGCTTCTTCAAAACCAAAGCTTTTATATGTAGTAGAAGCAATGGGAGGGGGCGTTTTTACGTATATTGTTGAACTGGTAAATAGTCTTGTAAATGATTTCGATATTTATATTGCTTATGGTATAAGGAATCAAACTCCTGATAATTATAAAGAATACTTTGATTCTAGAGTTAAAATGATCTTTATAAAAAATTTTACTAGATCAATAAATTTGAATAAGGATATACAATCATATTTTGAAATAAGGGAAATAGCTAAACAAATTAAGCCAGATATAGTTCATCTGCATTCGTCTAAAGCTGGCGTTATAGGACGATTTTTGTTTAACTTTTCTGATATACCAGTTTTTTATACTCCACATGGATATAGTTTTTTGATGCAGGATCGTTCAAAGGTCAAATGTTTTATATATAAAACGATAGAGAGATTTTGTGCGAAGTGTAATTGTACAACTGTTAGTTGCAGTTATGGAGAGTATGAAGAGACTTTAAAATTAACTAAGCGTGCAGTAGATATAGACAATGGAATAGATATCAATGGTTTTAATGAATTAGTCTCGCAGGCAAAAAATATAAGTTCATTTGAATCGCATGATAAGCAATTAAAAGTGTTTACACTTGGTAGAGTTAATTATCAAAAGAATCCGGAACTGTTTAATGAAATAGCGACCAGATTGCCTGATGTCAAATTTGTATGGATAGGTGATGGACCTTTGATAAATCTTCTAACTGCTCCAAATATTGAAGTAACTGGTTGGAAAAACAGAGAAGAAGCACTTGCGATATCAATGTCATGTGACATCTTTATATTAACATCTTTATGGGAAGGACTTCCACTTTCATTATTAGAAGCGATGTACATGAAAAAACCTGTTGTCGTAAGCAACGTTATAGGAAATCGTGATGTTGTTAAGAATAAAGAAAATGGATATGTATGCGATAAAGTAGAAGATTATGTTTCTGCAATAAGCGACGTTGCACATCATAAAGAATATGCTAGAAATGCATATTATGATGTTATTGGACACTATAACATCGTAAATATGACACAGAAATATATATCTTTATATAAGGAAGCTTTAAAAAGCGGAGAGAAAGTCTTTATTAAGAAGGTTGAAAAATATAATCAATTAGTAAAGTGTTCATGA
- a CDS encoding polysaccharide pyruvyl transferase family protein, with the protein MLQALATQMALKKLNIDNETINIEGFRSEIKKSKIKYFARAAVTSDILLSKKGMVKNVLRRKIIKDDYSVNSKKRSERFDDFYKRYFNLSKRYNSIKELSSACQNAYTDVLVGSDQLWLPANIAANYYTLSFVPKNVNSIAYATSFGQSTLPSDSSKKASVFLKDIKNIGVREESGQKLIKDLTGRDVPVVCDPTILFSGKEWMDIQKKEPIIEEPYILCYFLGNNPPHREFAKRLRDVTGCKIVALVNLDEYVKSDNDYADFTPYDIDPADFLNLIRNSSYVCTDSFHCTVFSILYNKKFFTFRRYTRKTKTSTNSRIDTLLKMAGLNNRLFNGDEDVKKLINQNIDFERANKRLQVEREKGYQFIRAALNV; encoded by the coding sequence ATGCTTCAAGCATTGGCTACACAGATGGCACTAAAAAAATTAAATATAGATAATGAAACTATAAATATTGAAGGTTTTAGAAGTGAGATAAAAAAATCTAAAATAAAATATTTTGCTAGAGCCGCTGTTACTTCAGATATATTACTTTCTAAAAAAGGAATGGTAAAGAATGTCCTTAGAAGAAAGATTATTAAGGATGATTATTCAGTTAATAGCAAAAAGCGTTCGGAAAGGTTCGATGATTTTTATAAGAGGTATTTTAACTTATCTAAAAGATATAACTCAATCAAAGAATTATCCTCTGCTTGTCAGAATGCATATACTGATGTACTTGTTGGAAGCGATCAATTGTGGCTGCCTGCGAATATAGCAGCGAATTATTATACTCTTAGCTTTGTTCCCAAAAATGTTAATAGTATTGCATATGCTACTAGCTTTGGACAGTCTACATTACCAAGTGATTCATCAAAAAAAGCATCTGTTTTTTTGAAAGATATAAAAAACATAGGTGTAAGAGAAGAATCTGGTCAGAAATTAATAAAAGATCTAACGGGAAGAGATGTCCCAGTAGTATGTGACCCTACTATTTTATTTTCTGGTAAGGAGTGGATGGATATTCAGAAAAAGGAACCAATAATAGAAGAGCCATATATTTTATGCTATTTTCTTGGAAATAATCCTCCACATAGAGAGTTTGCCAAAAGGCTTAGAGATGTAACAGGATGTAAGATAGTCGCGCTTGTCAATTTAGATGAATACGTAAAAAGTGATAATGATTATGCTGACTTTACGCCTTATGATATCGATCCGGCAGACTTTTTGAATCTAATCAGAAATTCTTCTTATGTTTGCACAGATTCATTTCATTGTACAGTATTTTCGATTTTGTATAATAAGAAGTTTTTTACATTTAGAAGGTATACTAGAAAGACTAAAACATCTACTAATAGTCGAATTGATACCCTATTAAAAATGGCAGGTTTAAATAATAGACTATTCAACGGTGATGAAGATGTAAAAAAACTCATCAATCAGAACATAGATTTTGAGAGGGCTAATAAAAGACTGCAGGTAGAAAGAGAAAAGGGATACCAATTTATTAGGGCAGCGCTGAATGTTTGA
- a CDS encoding DMT family transporter translates to MVQTSKHNNSAPTGKELRLAIIHILISALCFAFMTFFVRISGDLPTMEKAFFRNFVALFIAVYALVQKGTGFRVVEKAKASMFLRCLFGTTGLIANFWAIDHLGIADANMLNKLSPFFAIIMSYFIMKEIPNKIDWMCVILAFSGALFIIKPGLGFASLPALVGLYGGFGAGTAYAYVHKMGKLGQPGPTIVFYFSLFSCLLALPFMIAQWKPMTLWQLGCLIMAGISAAIAQFNITAAYQLAPAKSISVFDYTQVIFAAILGFLFLSEIPDIFSFIGYAVIIFAAIFKWEYGRRTSEQ, encoded by the coding sequence ATGGTTCAAACATCCAAACACAACAATTCAGCTCCAACAGGCAAGGAACTAAGGCTTGCAATTATTCATATCCTGATCTCGGCTCTATGCTTTGCTTTCATGACTTTCTTTGTAAGGATTTCAGGCGATCTTCCTACTATGGAGAAAGCCTTTTTCCGTAACTTTGTTGCTCTTTTTATAGCTGTATATGCTCTTGTCCAAAAAGGAACAGGTTTCAGAGTAGTTGAAAAGGCAAAAGCCTCTATGTTTCTAAGATGCCTTTTTGGAACAACAGGTCTTATAGCTAATTTCTGGGCTATAGATCATCTGGGAATAGCAGATGCCAATATGCTCAATAAACTTTCACCGTTTTTTGCCATCATCATGTCTTATTTTATTATGAAGGAGATCCCCAATAAGATTGACTGGATGTGTGTTATTCTCGCTTTTTCGGGAGCTTTATTCATAATAAAACCAGGGCTTGGATTTGCATCTCTACCTGCTTTAGTAGGATTATACGGCGGCTTTGGCGCTGGCACTGCATATGCATATGTTCATAAGATGGGTAAGCTCGGACAACCGGGGCCTACTATCGTCTTCTACTTCTCACTGTTCTCATGCCTTCTTGCTCTTCCATTCATGATAGCGCAGTGGAAGCCTATGACTTTATGGCAGCTTGGATGCCTTATTATGGCAGGAATATCCGCCGCTATAGCTCAGTTCAATATAACTGCCGCATATCAGCTTGCTCCTGCCAAGTCAATTTCTGTATTCGATTATACTCAGGTAATATTTGCAGCAATACTTGGATTCTTGTTCCTAAGTGAGATCCCTGATATTTTCAGTTTCATTGGATATGCTGTAATTATATTTGCCGCTATATTCAAATGGGAATATGGCAGAAGAACATCTGAACAATAG
- a CDS encoding bifunctional metallophosphatase/5'-nucleotidase yields the protein MKTRKVLKQLFAMLLALILVVATGVTHVQVHAEDLSADVRTILNIPMDLSGKTIIIHTNDIHGAISRYAYVASLRDNLKGRGADVILVDAGDFSQGTPYVSTTKGLDAITMMNAAGYDFVTLGNHEFDYGYEQLRSNLNFAKFKVLCANILNPEGNNLFTPNAIYTGPSGLRIGFFGMETPETRTKVNPSMIKGLNFLNKSDNYVCAQAQVDELKTQGADLVICLSHLGVDEESALDGNRSVDLYANTNGIDFMIDGHSHTVMTAGSAGEPVQSTGTKCDNIGIVQIDNATKTIDDHYLITLENLAQEVTTSANANLIFQRVNSEYDKVLGHTAIDLNGQKDPGNRTQETNLGDLITDALKWSVLKEKDALSVDEDHVVAITNGGGIRASIDAGAITKNDINTVLPFGNTIAVVYVTGEELLEVLEASTFCTPSAIGGYPQTSGIKFTIDTTKPYQQGEAYPDSTYYAPAAITRVTIESINGKPFSLTDTYAVVTNNFCAAGGDTYYRFLSASDQFDTGIVMDEAVMAYVSEVLGGNVTADKYGDVRGDQTIIR from the coding sequence ATGAAAACAAGAAAAGTATTGAAACAGTTGTTTGCAATGCTGCTTGCACTGATCCTGGTCGTGGCAACCGGTGTCACACATGTGCAGGTGCATGCAGAGGATCTTTCTGCGGATGTAAGGACTATTCTTAATATTCCGATGGATCTGTCCGGCAAGACCATTATCATTCATACAAATGATATTCATGGTGCGATCAGCAGATATGCTTATGTAGCATCACTACGTGATAATCTCAAAGGCCGCGGAGCTGATGTCATTCTTGTAGATGCCGGAGATTTCAGTCAGGGAACACCTTATGTCAGCACCACCAAGGGTCTTGATGCGATTACTATGATGAATGCTGCAGGTTATGATTTTGTAACTCTTGGCAATCATGAATTTGATTATGGTTATGAGCAGCTTAGATCTAACCTTAATTTTGCCAAATTCAAAGTACTGTGTGCCAATATTTTGAATCCTGAAGGCAATAATCTTTTTACTCCTAATGCTATATATACAGGTCCTTCCGGACTTAGGATCGGTTTCTTCGGAATGGAGACTCCTGAGACCAGAACCAAGGTTAATCCTTCTATGATCAAGGGGCTCAATTTCCTTAACAAATCAGACAACTATGTATGCGCTCAGGCTCAGGTTGATGAACTTAAGACTCAGGGCGCCGATCTTGTTATCTGCCTCTCTCACCTTGGCGTTGATGAAGAGTCTGCACTGGATGGCAACCGAAGTGTTGATCTGTATGCCAATACAAATGGTATAGATTTTATGATCGACGGTCATTCACACACAGTAATGACAGCCGGCAGCGCCGGTGAACCTGTTCAGTCTACAGGTACCAAGTGCGATAATATTGGTATAGTTCAGATTGATAATGCTACTAAGACTATTGATGATCATTATCTTATAACTCTTGAAAATCTGGCTCAGGAAGTTACAACTTCCGCCAACGCCAATCTTATTTTCCAGAGAGTTAATTCTGAATATGATAAGGTTCTGGGACATACAGCTATAGATCTTAATGGTCAGAAAGATCCCGGTAACAGAACTCAGGAGACCAATCTTGGTGATCTTATAACCGATGCTCTTAAATGGTCTGTTCTTAAGGAAAAAGATGCTCTCTCAGTTGATGAAGATCATGTAGTTGCTATCACTAATGGCGGTGGTATCAGAGCTTCTATAGATGCCGGTGCTATTACTAAAAATGACATCAACACTGTTCTTCCTTTTGGCAATACCATTGCTGTTGTATACGTAACAGGCGAAGAGCTTCTTGAAGTCCTTGAAGCATCCACTTTCTGTACTCCTAGTGCTATCGGTGGTTATCCTCAGACTTCCGGCATCAAATTCACTATCGATACTACAAAGCCTTACCAGCAGGGCGAAGCTTATCCCGACTCTACATACTATGCACCTGCAGCTATCACACGTGTAACTATCGAAAGCATCAATGGCAAGCCATTCTCACTTACAGATACATATGCTGTAGTAACCAATAACTTCTGCGCAGCAGGCGGCGATACTTATTACAGATTCTTATCAGCCAGTGATCAGTTCGATACCGGTATCGTTATGGACGAAGCTGTTATGGCATATGTATCAGAAGTTCTCGGCGGCAATGTTACTGCTGATAAGTACGGCGATGTTAGAGGTGATCAGACAATCATAAGATGA
- a CDS encoding Coenzyme F420 hydrogenase/dehydrogenase, beta subunit C-terminal domain, translating into MISIKDKKQCCGCSACMNACPINCISMVEDEEGFRYPHVDTAKCINCGKCERVCPILNVKPGEKFEQKAFLIRNMDEQILKESTSGGAFTAIAKEVIDAGGVVFGAAFDDQFEVHHTYVEKYEDLRIFRNSKYVQSNIESTYKEAKAFLDAGRQVLYSGTPCQIEGFWHFLGKEYDNLILLDIVCHAVPSPLVWRKYKEHGIKENHSNIVGAAFRDKTKYGYQYSQISLKYSSGESKFAGVESDPYLRAFFSDLSDRPSCYDCKFKKRYRVSDITIWDCFDVYLLDKSFDDNKGVTRALVHTEKGQKIIENLYNCRVREIMADDAVKKVNELVHSIKENTRRSEFFEDLNNKQYYEVIDKWFPDSIKVKTERFIRVSFEWLGIYRPAKRFVRKVLGKE; encoded by the coding sequence ATGATTAGTATTAAAGATAAAAAGCAATGTTGTGGATGTAGTGCCTGCATGAATGCTTGCCCTATAAATTGCATTTCAATGGTGGAGGATGAAGAAGGTTTCAGATATCCTCATGTAGACACTGCAAAATGCATAAATTGTGGTAAATGCGAACGTGTATGTCCTATTTTAAATGTTAAACCTGGAGAGAAATTTGAACAAAAAGCATTTCTTATCAGAAACATGGATGAGCAAATCCTTAAGGAATCTACATCAGGAGGTGCATTTACAGCAATAGCTAAAGAGGTTATTGATGCCGGTGGAGTTGTCTTCGGTGCAGCATTTGATGATCAATTTGAAGTACATCATACTTATGTTGAAAAATATGAAGACTTGAGAATCTTTAGAAACAGTAAGTATGTACAAAGTAATATTGAATCAACTTATAAAGAAGCGAAGGCATTTCTTGATGCTGGTAGACAGGTGTTATATAGTGGAACACCTTGTCAGATAGAAGGATTCTGGCATTTTCTTGGTAAAGAATACGATAATCTGATATTATTGGATATTGTTTGTCATGCAGTACCTTCTCCACTTGTTTGGAGAAAATATAAGGAACATGGAATAAAAGAGAATCATAGCAATATTGTTGGTGCTGCATTTAGAGATAAGACTAAATATGGATATCAATATTCTCAAATTAGTTTGAAATATAGTAGCGGAGAATCAAAGTTTGCGGGTGTTGAATCAGATCCTTATCTAAGAGCCTTTTTTTCTGATTTGAGTGATAGACCATCATGTTACGATTGCAAATTCAAAAAAAGATATCGTGTAAGTGATATCACAATATGGGATTGTTTTGATGTATATTTACTTGATAAATCTTTTGATGATAATAAAGGTGTAACAAGGGCTCTCGTTCATACAGAAAAAGGTCAAAAGATAATAGAGAACCTTTATAATTGTAGAGTCAGAGAAATCATGGCAGATGATGCAGTAAAAAAAGTTAATGAACTTGTTCATTCAATAAAAGAGAACACAAGAAGGAGTGAGTTCTTTGAAGACTTAAATAATAAACAGTATTATGAAGTAATTGATAAATGGTTTCCGGATTCAATTAAAGTGAAAACTGAACGATTTATAAGAGTAAGTTTTGAGTGGCTTGGTATATACCGGCCTGCGAAGAGATTTGTTAGGAAAGTTTTGGGCAAAGAGTAA
- a CDS encoding glycosyltransferase: MTNKCVSIVVPIYKVPEKYLRKCIESIQSQTLKDIQILLVDDGSPDNCGDICEEYASNDSRIILIHKDNGGLSSARNAGQRAATGEYLMFVDGDDWIEPDMCEKLYSIAQNTNVELVMCGMYRDYASSSDIYKIGLEDKKIYLGDECKKLQEKLFEYNCNIAVVYSKLIKKSLLDDNNIYHDEKLKQGAEGLEFNLRLFDKLNCATFTKESYYHYIYNENSISSTSTDLNNELVVRCYSKILELINSSDNSKNLIPKFYNRFIYVIVTTAISGYFNPNNTDNHKERVRKFTNYLRKPLVERTINSADLSNVNKQRKLILWLIKNRFFLGLEILGYIRIWQKKHK, encoded by the coding sequence ATGACAAATAAATGTGTGAGTATAGTAGTACCAATCTATAAAGTCCCTGAAAAATATCTAAGAAAGTGTATAGAATCTATTCAAAGTCAAACATTGAAAGATATTCAGATTTTGCTTGTTGACGATGGATCACCTGATAATTGTGGCGATATTTGCGAAGAGTATGCATCTAATGATAGCAGAATAATACTAATACATAAAGACAATGGTGGTTTATCTTCGGCTAGAAATGCAGGCCAGAGAGCAGCGACAGGCGAATATTTAATGTTTGTTGATGGGGATGATTGGATAGAACCTGATATGTGTGAAAAACTATATTCTATTGCCCAAAACACAAATGTTGAACTTGTAATGTGTGGAATGTATAGAGATTATGCTTCTTCAAGTGATATTTACAAGATAGGCTTAGAGGACAAGAAAATTTATTTAGGCGATGAATGTAAAAAACTACAAGAAAAATTATTTGAATACAATTGTAATATTGCAGTGGTTTACTCAAAGCTCATTAAAAAATCACTTTTAGATGACAATAATATATATCATGATGAAAAATTAAAACAAGGAGCTGAGGGTCTTGAATTTAATTTGAGACTTTTTGATAAATTAAATTGTGCTACATTTACTAAAGAATCATATTATCACTATATTTATAATGAAAATTCCATATCATCTACATCTACTGATTTAAACAATGAACTAGTAGTAAGATGTTACAGTAAAATACTTGAATTAATCAATAGTAGTGATAATTCTAAGAATCTTATCCCAAAGTTTTATAACAGATTCATTTATGTAATTGTTACTACTGCTATCAGTGGATATTTTAATCCAAATAATACGGATAATCATAAAGAACGCGTAAGAAAATTTACTAACTATTTACGAAAACCGTTGGTTGAGAGAACAATTAATTCTGCTGATTTAAGTAATGTTAATAAGCAAAGAAAACTAATACTATGGCTAATCAAAAATAGATTTTTCTTGGGCTTAGAAATACTTGGATATATAAGAATATGGCAGAAAAAGCATAAGTGA